DNA from Bos indicus isolate NIAB-ARS_2022 breed Sahiwal x Tharparkar chromosome 15, NIAB-ARS_B.indTharparkar_mat_pri_1.0, whole genome shotgun sequence:
tgcacacacacaccctgatgcCTACACCTGCATACCACCTCATCTTCCCTGAGCTGATGCAAGAAAGTTCACCGCTGGGTTCCTGAGCATTTTAAAAGCACAGCCAACAAGCATCAACTGTTTAAACCTGAGCCTACAGATTCTGAGTCCCCAGAAGAAGGCTTTCAGTCTAATATCTTAGCCTCAGCATCCTCATTCCTGTTTAGCATACCCTGTGTACATTCTCAGGACCCTCCTGTTGGAAATTTTCTAAAAGAGACCCTCTTTTGACTAAAGGCAGACTAATGCTTGGTTCAGGTTTCACCAAGTCATAGCAGCTCGACTCAGCTTTGCTTTCCACCTGCGCATCAGGGAGAACGCCAGGGATAAACTCTCTTCTTCACACCTTTCCAAGCGGTCCTTTTCAGAAGGCAGTCATACAGctttctccctgcttccctcctgACGTCACTGTACATTTCAGCCTCTATTGCTACTGCCCTTTCCAGagtttttttcacttctttctcaagccccttttcttttttctcccctgtTTCTcctgtctgtgtgtatctgtgcacAGTGTGTGTTTACGGTCACAAAGGCACTTTTTCAGACCCCTACTCCTGTGGTGACGGACACCCTGAGGGTCCCCACGGCAGGACTGGCCTTTTCCCATCAAGTGAGTCCATACTGGGAAGAAGGGGATACTATCAGatggtttctttttatttgaaaactataaataaagtACAGGGTATAGTTATTTAAATATCCCCAAGTGTTCTGTGGGTTATTTTGAGGTGCGGTAATTGATTTTCAACAGGATGCAGCCATTGCACCAGCGGCCCAAAATAAGATTCATCATTCGCCCCTCCTCCTACCATTGATGTGAAAAGTACATGGAGttgtttagatctttttttttccccagataaaTCATCCAAgagtggttttctttctttttcactataAATAGGAACCCTCCCAAACCCAGTGGTGATGGAGGGTGTGATTAAAGAAGATGCCTTGTGTTTCAAAGGGACCTCAAGGTCAAAGAAGAGACTAGAATGACCTGGGAAAACTGATGGCTCTGGTTCCCAGTTCTGCCCAGACGGTGCTCCCCAGATCTGCTGGGCTGGAAACTGAGCCAATGTAGCTGAACCCCTGGGAGAAGGGGGAGCAGGGAACTCACGTGAGGCCTTGGGAGGGCACGGAGCTGAGACTGTCCGCCCCACTGCGGATCAGTCTGTTTTCCTACTTTCAGAGGAACGGCCTGGTCTGTCTGTAAGCCTCACATCAGGCCCTCCCCCGCAGCGCACGGGACCCGCTCCTCGCCCTACTGATCTGATCATTGGTCACACTCTAGGAGTGCctgtttctccctcctcctttccGCTGcccctctttgtttttctcttgcttagCTCTCCAGCTCTCGCCTTTCCTATCAGCCTGCTGCCCTGGGCGTTGGATCTGCTGACCTGGCTTATCCAGTAGTGTTTGCTGCTGGCTTAAACGCCGCACACCCTCAGCAGGTATCTTTAAAGGTGGGAGGGCACCAGGGGCTCCTGTGCTGCCTCCCCTGCCCAGACACACCAGAGGGCCTCTTAAGACACCCGTGTCCTACGTGTTCTGAACCAAAGCTCTTCTGTAACTTCGGAGGACTAGATGGTTCTGAGAGGCCGCCTCTTAcacttcagaaagaaaagaagagcttCCCGAGTGTTTcccccctctctttccctctgtaGTCACTTCCGTGCATGTCTTCCATTAACTGAGCGAGCCCCAGAAAGGATCAAGATTTCCAAGGTTTCCTGCCCACTTGGTGGCAGCACTGGTgatgggaaagctggacagctgatGCCATCGTGCTAGGCAGCAAGTCTCCCCTCCTGCCTGATGTTGCTGTGATTCACTGTATTTTTTCGTTTTCCCCCAAAGCTAATGGTCCCTGGGAAGGAAGGTGGGGTACCCCTTGGTCCCAGCCAGCCTGCCCATGCTGCCCAGGCTGACCAGGAGAGACTGGCAACCTACACCCCTTCTGATGGGGCCCACTGCGCCGCCACGCCGTCCAGCAGGTGAGTTCACGTTTTGGCTCGGCCGCTCTTCAGACCAACCAGGGGCCTGTCCTCCCCAACACATCTGCTTATTTGGTATCAGCAAGTAAAGAGTAGCTTTCAGCATTGGCTCAGGCTTGGCATTTGCAGGGAAAATGTGGAATCCTTCAAATTCCCGATAAGAATCTTGCATTGCAGCTGGTGTGTGAGGGGGGGCTTGCCCTGGGCACCACTACTGTCTTCTGACAGCAGGCAGCCGGGCTTGGCGCGCCTTACCCTGATGCAGGAAGGTGTTTTGAGATGTTCCTCTCGTCCCCTGAGATGGGTTCCCTGGGTGTCCTCAGTATTCCCTGAGACCAGAACAGGGTGGTGTTAACCACACCCGTGACATCGGAGTCATGGTGTGTCTGCGGTGGTAGTTATGATCCATTATCTTTTTCTGCTGTGTTCGTGCCTCCTGGGGATCCTGTAGAAACAACTGTTTTTCCTTACTGGAATACAAAAAGAAACCTTTGTCTTTTCTGATTGCAGAAGTGATACAGTCTGTAAGTCAGATTTTGAAGACATGGATTGGGTGGAAAGTTCTCATAATCCCACCCTGCAAAAATCACCATGTTACCTCCCTTTAATAGGCGACAGGATCTCAGAAGGGTTAAGTGATTGGCCTAAGAGAACAGTTAGCTCACAGAACGGCCAGGCACAGGCCTGGCTTCTTGGATTGCAGAGCCCAGACTCACTCTTTCCATTTCACCGAAAGTTCTGTGGGAAGCTGGGCCTGTCTTGACCTGCACTGCCCTCTCTTAACTGGAAGGCCCCAGAGTTACTGACGTCGATTGCCCCATTGCATCTTAAATGAACTTTCAGATATTAgaaattcctgtttttttttttttccattcccacagtggagttgggggagggggtttATTTGGAAGGATCTTTCCATGTCATCCATCAGGAAAAATAATTACTTTCATGCCTGGCCCCTCAAACCGCCATCCTCTTTCCTCCTGTTAGATAATCAGAGGGGGAATCCTCTTAGTGTTTTTtggcagcatgcagggtcttagttctcttaccagagattgaacctgtgtcccctgcagtgggagcagagtgttagccactggacagccaaggaAGCCCCATCGTAGTCGTTTTACTCGCATTCTGAGCCTAGCTTCCTGGGGTATGACCTGGAGTAACTGAAGACAGAGGGCCCTGTGCCGGGGGCTCTCAAACGCTGGTCCCCCCTGGTGTCTGGAGGCCGGGAGCCATTTGGACTGCATAGTCCTCCCCATCTTGAGCCCCTGCCTTGGGGCTTTCCCGTCCCCGGCTTCTCACAGGGCTGTGACTGACAGTCTGAGCTCCTGTTTCTTCTGCTTGGTGTCCCCCACCTTTCGGGACTCAGCATCAGCCTGGAGGGCGGGAGGGAGTCGTTTAGTTGCTTCTGTCGtatcccactctgtgaccccttggactgtagccctccaggtttctctatccatggagttctccaggcaggaatgctggagtgggtagccattcccttctccaggggatgttcttgacccagggattgaactcgcacctcctcctgcgttagcaggcggattcttcatcactgtgccacctgggaggagggggaggggcagccagGTTGGGTGTGTTGTTGAGAGACCTTGCTGAACAGAGAGAGGACTCGGGGCAAGGGGAGGGCGGACACGTGGTGTGGAGCTTCAGGCAGCAAAACGACAAAGTGAAGAGGGGGATGTAAGATCTCGAGTCTGGCTCTGTAACTGGACTGACATTAAAATTAGTCGTTTATGAGAGCTGCTTGCCCATGTGTATGATAGCTGGATGCACGGTGACTGATGGTTATCCCTGGTATGACAGAGTAAATTTTATGGAAGCTTTATACAAGTGTAACAGCGAGTTTCATTCACATATGCCTGTTTTTAGCTCTTCCAGGAAGTGCAGTCCTGTGCTCTCAACTCAGAAGTGAGGGTGACGGGGCCCCAGGCAGGCTTCATACTGCCATTTCCCACATGCTTGGGCTGGTGGGGGCAGCTCCTGTCCTGGGCTGTGGCCTCACAAGGTGGTGGGTTTACGGGGAACCCAGTAGGCTCTGCTGTGGTTTGAGAAGGAGAGCCGACATGACCTTTCTTCTCCAGTGAGGATGCTGAAACTGTATCAAACAGCAGCGAGGGACGGGCCTCCCCCCACGATGTCTTGGAGACCATCTTTGTCCGGAAAGTGGGGGCTTTTGTCAACAAGCCCATCAACCAGGTGATTTTTCTGCCCCCGCAACCTGTGAGAATGTGTGAGCCCTTAGAGTGAGGTCTTACCTGGGACCTGTGGAACCACTGAAATCACATGCAAAATGGTGTGAATTTTCTATGGGGAGGATTAATGACCTGTGACATCACTCCAGAAACGTTAAGAACTGTTGCTATGCGGTCTCGTAGGAGAGGAGACCACGCCGTTTAGCACACACGTTGCACTGCAGTGTCATCGCCTCAGCACTACTTGAGACAGGAAAGTCCTCCTCAGTTCTGCCAGTGAGGAACACTTGTTACTGAACTGCTGTGGGTCAGGCTTCCAGAGCTGAATCCAGGGTCCTGTGGATGCTGTGGGCACGTGGTGGAAAGCAGGGGAGACCAGAGGGGTCTCCAGCAAGACAGGAACCTGAGGGTGGCATGGTCAGCTGAAGTGCGTGAACCTGCTGGATGCCCCCCCATCTTCTGGCAGCCCCTAAGGAAGCAGACGAGCTGGGGGAAGGGGGCGCACTGATACTTTCTCCTGCGTCTCTCCAGGTGACCCTGACCAGTTTGGACATACCCTTTGCCATGTTTGCTCCCAAGAACCTGGAGCTGGAGGATGCAGATCCCATGGTGAGTCCGTTGCTGAGTCGAGTTTGCAGGGAGACAGCGAACAGTGGTTGTCCTTCTTGGTGGGCCGCTCACTGTTCCTCCGCGGACTGTTAGCCACACCCTTGGCTCATGGTTTACAGCCAGTGCCCAGGACCAGCCCCTGCCTCCGCCTTGTTCTGAAACAGGTGAATCCCCCAGATTCCCCAGAGACTACATCTCCTCTCCAGGGCAGCCTGCACTCTGATGGCTCCAGCGGGGGCAGCAGCGGCCATACCCAGGACGACTTCGTCATGATCGACTTTGTAAGTTGGCAGCATCTCCCTTGCCCATTGCTGCTTCAGAGGCAGTAAACCTAGAAGCATCTGTTGCTCTTGAGTAGGCCTTCGGGGATCCGATGGGCTGGTCCAGACAGAGGGAAGGGGGGTGCCCAGCTATGCACTTTGCGTGGGGAACCTGGCCTTACACGCCGCTTGGGGAGACGTGTAGAGGCCCATGAGCAGCGAGGCATTTGGTGCTGTGTCTTTGATTCAAATTCACCTCTAAATGGGATCGGATTGTCTAGTCGGACCTGCGCGGGTCCTGTTCATGAATGGATAGCCCTTTGCTAAAGAGAGGAATGTAAAGGAAGGGGACAGAAATTTGCCCAGGATAGAGGGAGGTCATCCCCAGGATGAATTTAGCTGCCCAGAAGAGAAAACTGTAAAGATTCCACAAAGGTCAGCCTGGAGGAGCCCTTTCTCCTCTAATTCCTGAAAGGAAAGAGGGTTATTAATAGTTAAGCCCGTCTgattttccactgtggtttaaGGCAAGCTAAACTTgagtcagtctctctctctcttttttttttttaagaaaccagcTTTTTCTAAAGACGACATCCTTCCGATGGACTTGGGGACCTTCTATCGTGAATTTCAGAACCCGCCTCAGCTGAGCAGCCTCTCCCTCGACATCGGGGCCCAGTCCATGGCCGAGGACTTGGTACGGAAGCCCCTTGCCTGCTGTCTCGCCCTCTGGCCTCCTGTCCTTCCATGGCCATTCCTGCTCCGCAGGCCTGGAGAGTTCTTCCCGCTGCTCCCCCACGCTCACACCTCCCATCTTGAGGTCACAGGACAAGACGGTTGAACCGTTGCCTTCCTGCGATCGCACTCGAGCTATGCGTTGTGTCCCACAGTCGCTGTCTTGAAATGCTTGCGCTTGTTCCTCCTCTTCCCTGCACTCTGATCCCAGCAGTTCTCACTCCCCTGTTGTTTGCCTGATGTCCTCTACTTGCTGATGCCACTCAGCCAAGCTGCCTTAGCAGCTCTTGCCATCAGCTGTCCAGCTTGCCAGGCAGGTGCCAGGGACACAGGGCAGAAGCAGCAGGAGGACCGAGTGGTGGTGTTCTTGCCCTTTGCTCACTCATCCCCGTGCTCCCGAGTTCAGCCAGGTGTCCCGATACTAACTGTAATGAGCGTTTAGGGTGTTTTCTATTTCCTGTCCTCAATGGGCAGAGGAGTGTCTGGCACAGCCACAGATCCAGGGTGCCTGTGCCACGAGATGTTGGGGTCCCCCTGCCTGAGGTGGAAATATTGACCTCCTATACTGCAGTCAGGAGTGGCTCTAGGAATAGGCATCTTGACTCAGCTGCCCTTGATTTGCCTTAAACAGAAAAGCCTGCTTGGTAAGCTGCTCGGTAATAATAATATAGCAAAAATGtcattattaacatttattgaagctTTCTAGGTGCCAAGCATGAGACCCCAAGAGGTAGGTTTTCTTCTTATCcgagtttacagatgagaagaatgACGTTGGGAACAAATAACTTGCTGGTGATTACACTGAGCCAGCAAAACAAAGGTTTGACCCCTGAGAGTCGGGCTTCTGATTTTAGGCTTTTAATTGACTCTCCGGACTCATTTGAAATTTGCTTGGAAGGAGCCGGAGTCCAAAAGCTCTTAAGATGAAGCTGCAGCCGGCTTGCTCCAGCCCCCCAAACCCATCCGGGCAGCCGGCGTGTCTGCGCTGCTTCCGAAGAGCTCCAGGTGCCCCCAGCTGGCAGGGCGTCCTCTGTGGGGGGTAAGCTCTGCCGCTGCACGCTCGGCAGTGGGGCCAGACCACCTGCTTAGGGCCAGGCTTTAACTAATGGTTGAACCTGTGGGCAGTTACACTTAACTCCGCCTGTTTCTGCCTCATTTTCATTGTTCTCTCTCAATGCCCCAACCCTCACCCAGCCCCTCAGCTGGTGTAAAGATGCAGACTTCCAACCTGGCCACCGACCCGCAGGGTCAGAACCTCCTGAGGGTGTGGCTGGGACTGCCTGGTGTGTGCCCCCACGGGACTCTGCCACCGGCCCAGTGCAGGCTGTGAGGATAGCGTTCGCTTCCTGAACCTGTAGGGCTCTAAACCCACTGTCTTAATCTAACGTTAGTCTAATCTGTGCCAAAGATATTTCACGTTGGATTCCTCTGTGTTGTCCCATTGTGGGCGTGGCCCTTTTCCATCTCATCGGTGTGTGGCCagcctggattctccaggcttttctgtctccctcctcaGCCCCCACTGgccagtgcctgctcagctgctcgGCAGCCCAGCCCTGCGGAGCCGGACAGTAccctgctccctgcagccccGGCTAACAGCTGGCTTCCCGGCCTACTGAGTAAGCAGCTCCTCTCCCCCCCCCTGCACAGGACTCACTCCCAGAGAAGCTGGCTGCGCACGAGAAGAATGTCCGAGAATTTGATGCCTTTGTAGAAACCCTGCAGTAAAGTTGGTGTCCTTGAGTCCCAGCAGCATCCCCTTCTTGTGGCCCCAGGAGACAGAGCGCCTCCCCCTTGGCAGCTGCTCCCACCCCTTGTCCTGCTCCAGGCCAGGCCGAGGGGAGGCGGTCCCCTTGGGGGACCCGGAAGCCCCTGCTCTGGCCCCTCCCGGAGACCGGTGGCAGCAGCGACAGCCCATGACGGCATCCGCGAGGACCCCCGCCACCCGCCCTCTGCCCACCCTCCGCTCACGCCACCCTCAGCGGAGGCCTCATAGGCCGTCCTCCCGTTCCTCCCGCCAGCCCCGCGCCCCGGGGCTGCCCAGCAGCTGGCCCCTTGCCGGCCTGCCGTGGCCATCGGCCAGGCGACATTCCAGCTGGTAGCCCCGAGGCTGGAgcggaggcaggaggaggacggAGACCGTGccgggag
Protein-coding regions in this window:
- the ATG13 gene encoding autophagy-related protein 13 isoform X4, translated to METDLNSQDRKDLDKFIKFFALKTVQVIVQARLGEKICTRSSSSPTGSDWFNLAIKDIPEVTHEAKKALAGQLPAVGRSMCVEISLKTSEGDSMELEIWCLEMNEKCDKEIKVSYAVYNRLSLLLKSLLAITRVTPAYRLSRKQGHEYVILYRIYFGDVQLNGLGEGFQTVRVGTVGTPVGTITLSCAYRINLAFMSTRHFERTPPIMGIIIDHFVDRPYPSSSPMHPCNYRTAGEDTGVACPSVEDSQEVCATSFSTSPPSQCVFTVTKALFQTPTPVVTDTLRVPTAGLAFSHQPAALGVGSADLAYPVVFAAGLNAAHPQQLMVPGKEGGVPLGPSQPAHAAQADQERLATYTPSDGAHCAATPSSSEDAETVSNSSEGRASPHDVLETIFVRKVGAFVNKPINQVTLTSLDIPFAMFAPKNLELEDADPMVNPPDSPETTSPLQGSLHSDGSSGGSSGHTQDDFVMIDFKPAFSKDDILPMDLGTFYREFQNPPQLSSLSLDIGAQSMAEDLDSLPEKLAAHEKNVREFDAFVETLQ
- the ATG13 gene encoding autophagy-related protein 13 isoform X3; this translates as METDLNSQDRKDLDKFIKFFALKTVQVIVQARLGEKICTRSSSSPTGSDWFNLAIKDIPEVTHEAKKALAGQLPAVGRSMCVEISLKTSEGDSMELEIWCLEMNEKCDKEIKVSYAVYNRLSLLLKSLLAITRVTPAYRLSRKQGHEYVILYRIYFGDVQLNGLGEGFQTVRVGTVGTPVGTITLSCAYRINLAFMSTRHFERTPPIMGIIIDHFVDRPYPSSSPMHPCNYRTAGEDTGVACPSVEDSQEVCATSFSTSPPSQCVFTVTKALFQTPTPVVTDTLRVPTAGLAFSHQLSSSRLSYQPAALGVGSADLAYPVVFAAGLNAAHPQQLMVPGKEGGVPLGPSQPAHAAQADQERLATYTPSDGAHCAATPSSSEDAETVSNSSEGRASPHDVLETIFVRKVGAFVNKPINQVTLTSLDIPFAMFAPKNLELEDADPMVNPPDSPETTSPLQGSLHSDGSSGGSSGHTQDDFVMIDFKPAFSKDDILPMDLGTFYREFQNPPQLSSLSLDIGAQSMAEDLDSLPEKLAAHEKNVREFDAFVETLQ
- the ATG13 gene encoding autophagy-related protein 13 isoform X2, yielding METDLNSQDRKDLDKFIKFFALKTVQVIVQARLGEKICTRSSSSPTGSDWFNLAIKDIPEVTHEAKKALAGQLPAVGRSMCVEISLKTSEGDSMELEIWCLEMNEKCDKEIKVSYAVYNRLSLLLKSLLAITRVTPAYRLSRKQGHEYVILYRIYFGDVQLNGLGEGFQTVRVGTVGTPVGTITLSCAYRINLAFMSTRHFERTPPIMGIIIDHFVDRPYPSSSPMHPCNYRTAGEDTGVACPSVEDSQEVCATSFSTSPPSQCVFTVTKALFQTPTPVVTDTLRVPTAGLAFSHQPAALGVGSADLAYPVVFAAGLNAAHPQQLMVPGKEGGVPLGPSQPAHAAQADQERLATYTPSDGAHCAATPSSSEDAETVSNSSEGRASPHDVLETIFVRKVGAFVNKPINQVTLTSLDIPFAMFAPKNLELEDADPMPVPRTSPCLRLVLKQVNPPDSPETTSPLQGSLHSDGSSGGSSGHTQDDFVMIDFKPAFSKDDILPMDLGTFYREFQNPPQLSSLSLDIGAQSMAEDLDSLPEKLAAHEKNVREFDAFVETLQ
- the ATG13 gene encoding autophagy-related protein 13 isoform X6, which encodes METDLNSQDRKDLDKFIKFFALKTVQVIVQARLGEKICTRSSSSPTGSDWFNLAIKDIPEVTHEAKKALAGQLPAVGRSMCVEISLKTSEGDSMELEIWCLEMNEKCDKEIKVSYAVYNRLSLLLKSLLAITRVTPAYRLSRKQGHEYVILYRIYFGDVQLNGLGEGFQTVRVGTVGTPVGTITLSCAYRINLAFMSTRHFERTPPIMGIIIDHFVDRPYPSSSPMHPCNYRTAGEDTGVACPSVEDSQEVCATSFSTSPPSQLSSSRLSYQPAALGVGSADLAYPVVFAAGLNAAHPQQLMVPGKEGGVPLGPSQPAHAAQADQERLATYTPSDGAHCAATPSSSEDAETVSNSSEGRASPHDVLETIFVRKVGAFVNKPINQVTLTSLDIPFAMFAPKNLELEDADPMPVPRTSPCLRLVLKQVNPPDSPETTSPLQGSLHSDGSSGGSSGHTQDDFVMIDFKPAFSKDDILPMDLGTFYREFQNPPQLSSLSLDIGAQSMAEDLDSLPEKLAAHEKNVREFDAFVETLQ
- the ATG13 gene encoding autophagy-related protein 13 isoform X1, with protein sequence METDLNSQDRKDLDKFIKFFALKTVQVIVQARLGEKICTRSSSSPTGSDWFNLAIKDIPEVTHEAKKALAGQLPAVGRSMCVEISLKTSEGDSMELEIWCLEMNEKCDKEIKVSYAVYNRLSLLLKSLLAITRVTPAYRLSRKQGHEYVILYRIYFGDVQLNGLGEGFQTVRVGTVGTPVGTITLSCAYRINLAFMSTRHFERTPPIMGIIIDHFVDRPYPSSSPMHPCNYRTAGEDTGVACPSVEDSQEVCATSFSTSPPSQCVFTVTKALFQTPTPVVTDTLRVPTAGLAFSHQLSSSRLSYQPAALGVGSADLAYPVVFAAGLNAAHPQQLMVPGKEGGVPLGPSQPAHAAQADQERLATYTPSDGAHCAATPSSSEDAETVSNSSEGRASPHDVLETIFVRKVGAFVNKPINQVTLTSLDIPFAMFAPKNLELEDADPMPVPRTSPCLRLVLKQVNPPDSPETTSPLQGSLHSDGSSGGSSGHTQDDFVMIDFKPAFSKDDILPMDLGTFYREFQNPPQLSSLSLDIGAQSMAEDLDSLPEKLAAHEKNVREFDAFVETLQ
- the ATG13 gene encoding autophagy-related protein 13 isoform X5; translated protein: METDLNSQDRKDLDKFIKFFALKTVQVIVQARLGEKICTRSSSSPTGSDWFNLAIKDIPEVTHEAKKALAGQLPAVGRSMCVEISLKTSEGDSMELEIWCLEMNEKCDKEIKVSYAVYNRLSLLLKSLLAITRVTPAYRLSRKQGHEYVILYRIYFGDVQLNGLGEGFQTVRVGTVGTPVGTITLSCAYRINLAFMSTRHFERTPPIMGIIIDHFVDRPYPSSSPMHPCNYRTAGEDTGVACPSVEDSQEVCATSFSTSPPSQCVFTVTKALFQTPTPVVTDTLRVPTAGLAFSHQLSSSRLSYQPAALGVGSADLAYPVVFAAGLNAAHPQQLMVPGKEGGVPLGPSQPAHAAQADQERLATYTPSDGAHCAATPSSSEDAETVSNSSEGRASPHDVLETIFVRKVGAFVNKPINQVTLTSLDIPFAMFAPKNLELEDADPMGSLHSDGSSGGSSGHTQDDFVMIDFKPAFSKDDILPMDLGTFYREFQNPPQLSSLSLDIGAQSMAEDLDSLPEKLAAHEKNVREFDAFVETLQ